In a genomic window of Tripterygium wilfordii isolate XIE 37 chromosome 8, ASM1340144v1, whole genome shotgun sequence:
- the LOC120004051 gene encoding subtilisin-like protease SBT1.5 encodes MASILTLFLWLLSLSLSSAKSTVHQTTYIIRVKHDAKPSIFPTHKLWYESSLSSLTPNAPRTTTTSTRILHTYDTVFHGFSVRLSQTEVLILQTLPHIIAVIPERVRRVHTTRSPQFLGLKTTDSAGLLKESDFGSDLVIGVIDTGIWPERESFKDHDLGPVPSKWKGQCVTTSDFLATSCNKKLIGARFFSSGYEATNGKMNVSKEYPSPRDSDGHGTHTASIAAGRYVFPASTLGYARGVAAGMAPKARLAAYKVCWNAGCYDSDILAAFDAAVADGADVISLSVGGVVVPYHLDSIAIGAFGAMENGVFVSASAGNGGPGGLTVTNVAPWVTTVGAGTIDRDFPADMKLGNGKTISGVGFYGEPGLSPGRMYPVVYAGSEGGGDGYSSSLCLEGSLDPKFVKDKIVLCDRGINSRAQKGEVVKKAGGVGMILANGVFDGEGLVADCHVLPATSVGASGGDEIRKYISAASKSRSPPTATIVFKGTKLGVKPAPVVASFSARGPNPETPEILKPDVIAPGLNILAAWPDKIGPSGIASDKRRTEFNILSGTSMACPHVSGLAALLKAAHPDWSPAAIRSALMTTAYTVDNRGETMLDESTGNTSSLLDFGAGHVHPTKALDPGLIYDIREFDYVDFLCNSNYTMNNIQAITRKNADCSGARRAGHVGNLNYPSLSVVFQQYGKHKLSTHFIRSVTNVGGANSVYKVTVRPPSGTTVTVQPEKLVFRRIGQKLNFLVRVQTEAVKLSPGSSNVKSGSIVWSDGKHIVTSPLLVTMQQPL; translated from the coding sequence ATGGCGTCCATTCTGACATTGTTTCTATGGCTTCTATCTCTTTCCCTTTCTTCTGCTAAATCGACTGTCCATCAAACTACTTACATAATCAGAGTTAAACATGACGCCAAGCCTTCCATATTCCCTACTCACAAGCTCTGGTACgaatcctctctctcttctcttacCCCAAATGCCCCTAGAACCACCACCACTAGTACTCGTATACTCCACACATACGACACTGTTTTCCATGGCTTCTCCGTAAGGCTGTCGCAGACTGAGGTTTTGATTCTGCAGACACTCCCTCATATTATTGCGGTTATTCCAGAACGGGTTCGGCGCGTGCATACCACGCGTTCGCCTCAGTTTCTTGGACTTAAGACCACCGACAGTGCTGGCCTACTCAAGGAGTCTGACTTCGGGTCCGATCTTGTTATTGGGGTTATTGACACCGGAATCTGGCCTGAGCGTGAGAGCTTCAAGGACCACGATCTCGGACCGGTGCCGTCGAAGTGGAAGGGGCAGTGCGTGACTACCTCGGATTTCCTGGCTACGAGCTGTAACAAAAAATTGATCGGTGCGAGGTTCTTCAGTAGTGGATATGAAGCCACGAATGGGAAGATGAATGTATCCAAAGAGTACCCGTCTCCGCGGGACTCCGATGGTCATGGGACCCACACGGCGTCGATTGCTGCTGGTAGGTATGTTTTCCCTGCGTCAACCCTGGGATACGCTCGTGGCGTGGCGGCCGGAATGGCGCCGAAGGCTCGACTCGCTGCCTACAAAGTGTGCTGGAATGCCGGCTGCTACGACTCCGACATTCTCGCCGCATTCGACGCTGCCGTCGCTGATGGAGCTGATGTCATTTCTCTCAGTGTTGGTGGTGTTGTGGTGCCGTATCATCTGGACTCGATTGCAATTGGGGCGTTCGGAGCAATGGAGAACGGCGTTTTTGTTTCGGCTTCGGCTGGGAATGGTGGTCCTGGTGGACTAACAGTGACCAATGTTGCGCCGTGGGTCACTACTGTTGGTGCTGGAACCATCGATAGAGACTTTCCTGCTGATATGAAACTTGGAAATGGTAAAACCATATCTGGGGTTGGTTTTTATGGTGAGCCGGGTCTGTCCCCTGGTCGGATGTATCCGGTAGTGTATGCTGGTAGTGAGGGTGGAGGAGATGGGTATTCCTCTTCTTTGTGCCTTGAAGGTTCATTGGACCCCAAATTCGTTAAAGATAAGATTGTATTGTGCGATAGAGGAATCAATTCTAGGGCTCAAAAAGGTGAGGTGGTGAAGAAAGCTGGAGGTGTAGGGATGATTCTAGCAAATGGAGTCTTTGATGGTGAAGGATTGGTTGCAGATTGCCATGTCTTGCCTGCCACATCAGTTGGTGCCTCTGGTGGTGATGAGATTAGGAAATATATTTCAGCAGCATCAAAATCACGATCACCACCAACAGCAACCATAGTTTTCAAGGGGACTAAACTTGGAGTTAAGCCAGCACCAGTCGTGGCATCATTCTCTGCCAGGGGTCCGAACCCGGAAACACCAGAGATTTTGAAACCTGATGTGATTGCACCTGGATTGAATATCCTTGCAGCTTGGCCTGATAAAATTGGGCCATCTGGGATTGCATCAGATAAGCGAAGAACTGAGTTTAACATCCTTTCGGGTACTTCAATGGCTTGCCCGCACGTTTCAGGGCTCGCAGCATTATTAAAGGCAGCTCACCCTGACTGGAGTCCTGCTGCAATAAGGTCAGCATTGATGACAACGGCTTATACAGTTGATAATCGTGGCGAAACAATGCTTGATGAGTCTACTGGTAACACATCCTCATTGTTAGATTTTGGGGCTGGTCATGTTCACCCAACAAAGGCCTTGGATCCTGGGTTAATCTATGATATAAGAGAGTTTGATTATGTTGACTTCTTATGCAATTCGAATTATACCATGAACAACATTCAGGCGATCACAAGGAAAAATGCAGACTGTAGTGGAGCAAGAAGGGCTGGTCATGTGGGTAATCTGAATTACCCTTCACTGTCTGTTGTGTTTCAACAATATGGCAAGCATAAGTTGTCTACGCATTTTATTCGATCGGTGACTAATGTTGGTGGAGCAAATTCTGTGTACAAAGTTACAGTAAGACCACCTAGCGGGACAACGGTGACAGTGCAGCCGGAAAAGCTTGTGTTTAGGAGGATTGGTCAAAAACTGAACTTCCTTGTTAGGGTGCAAACTGAAGCAGTTAAGCTCTCTCCAGGGAGCTCTAATGTAAAGAGTGGTTCAATAGTCTGGTCAGATGGGAAGCATATTGTTACTAGTCCCTTGCTAGTGACAATGCAGCAACCTCTGTAG
- the LOC120003525 gene encoding uncharacterized protein LOC120003525 has product MEGIISGSSNNDNGDDHDLFVDDFYFSALFDDDQVFPISDEKYALELHLQEALISSLISFKRPENHEASNHQIHKPTLTKRVKESGESSSQSQCFCAICMDVKQNEEMFSTNTCTHTFCTDCITKYVAAKIQGNISMVKCPGLDCNETLELENVRDIIRRKCLIGGKTTCLSQ; this is encoded by the coding sequence atggaaGGAATAATATCAGGCTCCTCTAACAATGACAATGGCGATGATCATGATCTCTTTGTTGATGATTTCTACTTCTCAGCACTCTTTGATGATGATCAAGTATTTCCAATCTCCGACGAAAAATACGCGCTAGAGCTACATCTCCAGGAGGCTCTAATCTCCTCCTTAATCTCTTTCAAAAGACCAGAAAATCATGAAGCTAGTAATCACCAAATCCACAAGCCTACCCTCACAAAGAGAGTCAAAGAATCTGGTGAGTCTTCTTCACAATCACAATGCTTTTGCGCTATTTGCATGGATGTGAAGCAAAATGAAGAGATGTTTAGCACCAACACTTGCACACACACATTTTGTACTGATTGTATCACCAAATATGTTGCTGCCAAGATACAAGGAAACATTTCAATGGTGAAATGTCCCGGATTGGATTGTAATGAAACTTTGGAGCTAGAAAATGTTCGCGACATTATACGAAGGAAGTGTTTGATAGGTGGGAAGACAACTTGTTTGAGTCAGTAA
- the LOC120004481 gene encoding FCS-Like Zinc finger 17-like: MLLKFKNPFSMEGNNKNTKSKSSTYGSSDKTSMNVGLQILTQRSQRKLNIVDKSALRPTQKPVSSNRSSSSEYCFLKSCHLCNKELCLDKDVYMYRGDEGFCSIECRDRKIYLDEMEELEKLAKQRRAAKYKHCSTARRRGTRRTGTGDELAVQHSHHQSHQWTITS, from the exons ATGCTTCTGAAATTCAAGAATCCCTTCTCCATGGAAGGAAACAATAAGAACACCAAGAGTAAATCCAGTACTTATGGAAGTTCAGACAAGACCTCCATGAATGTTGGATTGCAAATTCTCACACAAAGATCACAGAGAAAACTGAACATTGTAGATAAATCAGCACTCCGACCGACCCAGAAACCGGTTTCGAGCAATCGTAGCTCCAGTTCTGAATATTGCTTTCTCAAATCATGCCACTTGTGCAACAAGGAGTTGTGTCTGGACAAAGATGTCTACATGTacag GGGAGATGAAGGGTTCTGTAGCATAGAGTGCCGCGACCGGAAGATTTATTTGGATGAAATGGAGGAACTGGAAAAACTTGCAAAACAGAGGAGAGCAGCCAAGTACAAGCATTGCAGCACCGCACGTCGCCGTGGGACTCGCCGTACCGGTACCGGCGATGAACTCGCAGTACAACATTCTCATCATCAAAGCCATCAATGGACAATAACATCATAA